A genomic window from Glycine max cultivar Williams 82 chromosome 17, Glycine_max_v4.0, whole genome shotgun sequence includes:
- the LOC100527886 gene encoding probable methyltransferase PMT14, with translation MGSKTNASGYRARRPLSIFAVLGLCCFFYLLGAWQRSGSGKADKLALKVNNLMTGCTVLPNLSFESHHSDVEIVRPDVLKAKAFKPCDMKYTDYTPCQEQDQAMKFPRENMIYRERHCPAEKEKLHCLIPAPEGYTTPFPWPKSRDYAYYANVPYKSLTVEKAVQNWVQFQGNVFKFPGGGTMFPQGADAYIDELASVIPIADGSVRTALDTGCGVASWGAYLLKRNVLAMSFAPKDNHEAQVQFALERGVPAVIGVLGTIRLPYPSRAFDMAQCSRCLIPWTSNEGMYLMEVDRVLRPGGYWILSGPPINWKTYYQTWKRSKEDLKAEQTKLEELAESLCWEKKYEKGDIAIWRKKINDKSCKRKSPNSCDLDNADDVWYQKMEVCKTPLPEVTSKTEVAGGELQKFPARLFAVPPRIAQGIIPGVTAESYQEDNKLWKKHVNAYKRMNKLIGTTRYRNVMDMNAGLGGFAAVLESQKSWVMNVVPTIAENTLGVVYERGLIGIYHDWCEGFSTYPRTYDLIHANGLFSLYQDKCNLEDILLEMDRILRPEGAIIIRDEVDVLNKVKKIVRGMRWEAKLVDHEDGPLVPEKILVAVKVYWVGTSKNKTSTEE, from the exons ATGGGTTCTAAAACTAATGCATCGGGCTATAGAGCACGAAGGCCACTGTCAATATTTGCTGTGCTTGGTCTGTGctgtttcttttatcttttgggaGCATGGCAAAGAAGTGGATCTGGGAAGGCAGATAAACTtgcattgaaagttaataaCCTGATGACAGGCTGCACTGTTTTACCCAATTTGAGTTTTGAATCCCATCACAGTGATGTAGAAATTGTCAGACCTGATGTGCTAAAAGCTAAAGCATTCAAGCCGTGTGACATGAAATATACTGATTATACACCTTGCCAAGAGCAAGACCAAGCAATGAAATTCCCAAGAGAGAATATGATCTATAGGGAAAGACATTGTCCCGctgaaaaggaaaaattgcactGCCTCATTCCAGCCCCTGAAGGGTACACGACTCCTTTTCCATGGCCTAAAAGCCGTGATTATGCCTACTATGCTAATGTTCCTTACAAGAGCTTGACAGTGGAGAAGGCTGTTCAAAACTGGGTGCAATTCCAGGGAAATGTGTTCAAATTTCCAGGTGGAGGGACCATGTTCCCTCAAGGAGCAGATGCATATATTGATGAACTTGCATCAGTTATTCCAATTGCAGATGGTTCTGTCAGAACAGCACTGGACACTGGTTGTGGG GTTGCAAGCTGGGGAGCCTACTTGCTAAAGAGAAATGTCCTGGCTATGTCCTTTGCTCCGAAGGACAACCATGAAGCACAAGTTCAGTTTGCTCTAGAACGAGGGGTACCTGCTGTTATTGGTGTTCTTGGCACCATCCGCCTTCCATACCCATCAAGAGCATTCGATATGGCCCAGTGTTCTCGATGTCTGATACCATGGACTTCAAATG AGGGAATGTATCTAATGGAAGTTGACCGAGTCTTAAGGCCTGGTGGATACTGGATTTTGTCTGGGCCCCCAATTAATTGGAAAACATACTACCAAACATGGAAGCGGTCCAAGGAAGATCTGAAGGCAGAACAGACAAAACTTGAGGAGTTAGCTGAAAGTCTTTGTTGGGAAAAGAAGTACGAAAAGGGTGATATTGCTATttggagaaagaaaataaatgataaatccTGCAAAAGAAAGTCTCCCAATTCATGTGATTTAGATAATGCTGATGATGTATG GTACCAAAAAATGGAGGTCTGCAAAACCCCTTTACCTGAGGTAACCAGCAAAACTGAAGTTGCTGGAGGGGAGTTACAGAAGTTTCCAGCTAGGCTTTTTGCAGTCCCTCCTCGAATAGCCCAGGGCATTATTCCAGGGGTTACGGCTGAATCTTATCAAGAGGACAACAAATTATGGAAAAAGCATGTTAACGCTTACAAAAGAATGAATAAATTGATTGGCACTACCAGATATCGGAATGTGATGGACATGAATGCAGGCCTTGGAGGATTTGCAGCTGTGCTTGAATCACAAAAGTCTTGGGTGATGAATGTTGTGCCTACAATTGCTGAGAACACTTTGGGTGTTGTCTATGAGAGAGGTCTGATCGGCATTTATCATGACTG GTGCGAAGGCTTTTCAACATATCCAAGGACATATGATCTTATTCATGCTAATGGTTTATTCAGCTTGTACCAGGACAA GTGCAACCTAGAAGACATCCTTCTAGAGATGGATCGCATCCTAAGGCCTGAAGGAGCAATCATCATCCGGGACGAAGTTGATGTTCTTAACAAGGTTAAGAAAATTGTCAGGGGCATGAGATGGGAAGCCAAACTGGTGGATCATGAGGATGGCCCTCTTGTGCCTGAGAAGATATTGGTTGCTGTCAAAGTGTATTGGGTTGGCACCAGCAAAAACAAAACATCCACTGAGGAATAA